Sequence from the Tachyglossus aculeatus isolate mTacAcu1 chromosome 17, mTacAcu1.pri, whole genome shotgun sequence genome:
tacagtgctctgcacgcggtaagtgctcaataaatacgattgagtgaattaatgaatgacgtccaggcccgtgctccactaGGCCTCGTTGTTTCATCTCAGGAAATATTGGGAATGTTGGCTAtattctcttcccctcctgtccccttccaCCAACCCCAGTTGATCCAAAAGCAGATTAATCATCCCCAGGGGCCTAACAGTGGGCCATGCTGGGAATTGAGGGTGGTTTTCCTCTACTTTGTCTTCATCATGGTGCCtaagggggaaatgggaagacGGGAAGGGGGAAGCCGACCACGGTTACCTCAGGCAGAGGCTTTGCAGGCTGACAGTGGAGACCTCCGACAAACTCGAAGTTAGGCAGGTAGGGGCGAGGAAATTCAAAATCCCAGTAGGTCCTGATTAGCCACATTTCTGCCTTCCCCATAGTTTCACAGAGCGTGGTTGGTTTccctggagggaaaaggaaaggagagcttagttcaTCCAGAAACCCAGAGAGCCTGGGCCCTCGGTTCGATGGAAAGGCATGTCGATGTCCAGTTGCGTTTTCTGTAAGGAGAAATGTCAGCCTGGCAGATGGTTTCTGGCTGGGTGACCCCCTGCCTGATATTGAGGGTGGCAGGAGCCCTCCACCTGAGGTTTGCTAGTTGTGCCGACCCCAGGAACATGGCCAGAAGCTCGCCTGAAGTGCCTAGGATGCAGTCGGGGAGAAGCAGGGAGTTTCCAACTTCCCTGGGCTGCTGGAGAGTGGGGTCAGTGGCAGGAATTGGGGGCACAGGTTGCCGGGGAGCagaggctggaggggagagggatgagtCTGGAAAGAAGACGGAGGCATCCACCACTCTGATAGCTCAGGCCACTGCTGCCATGGGGCTgactccccttcaccccctcctcagaGATCCAAGCCCCGGTTCCAGCCCCCcatcaccctcttctcccctacCCATCATGTTCTGGAGTTGagcgatcaatcctatttatcgagagcttacggtgcgcaaagcactatactaagctcttgagagagtgcaatgtaacaataagcagacgcattccctgcccacgacgagtttacagcctggaggaggagacggatattaatatacataaaaaattacagatatgtccctaagtgctgtggggctgggagaggggatgaataaagggaacaagtcaaggtgacacggaAGCGAGTGGGAaacgaggaaaggagggcttattcattcagtcaatcgtattttttgagcgcttaccatgtgcagagcagaaggagatgtgccttcaaaaaggctttgaaggagggcagAGTCACTGTCTgctggagttgaggagggagggcattacaggccagaggcaggacatgggaaagaggtcagtggcgaatTAAATGaattcaaggtacagtgagaaggttggcatgagaggagcaaagtgcagtaagagagtagcgaagcAAGGAAGAAAgcagcaaggtgactgagggctttaaagtccatggtggggagtttctgtttgatgcagaggtggatgggcaaaccctggtggttcttgaggagtggggacagatggactgaatgttttagtagaaaaatgatccaggtagcatcCAGACTGAGCTTGGCCTTAAACCTCCCCaggtgcctccttcccctcccgctccccacgGCGGGGGAGAGACTGGATCTCTGACCCCCTGAACCCTGGAGTTCAGCAGGGTTTTCCGGCCCCGGCATCTCGCCTCCACCCAGCTCTGGAGCCCAGGACACCGGCCACACGGTGACAGCGAACACAAGATGATGGGTTCCCGCATACCCCACCGGGAGAGGAGGACTCCGGTGCCGATGATTACCGATTGGCTGCTGGAACATATTGATGGCCCTAGTGGAAGGCCACAGAGGATTTGGTCTGGGGTTGTCTGGGGGAGGAATTATCCAGGAATTTTTGTAAACCCCTCATCCacctggagtgtaagctcctggagggccagcccgctgctgggtagggaccgtctctatatgttgccaacttgtacttcccaagcgcttagtacagtgctctgcacacagtaagtgctcaataaatgcgattgaatgatgaatgtttGTTAAAATTAATTATATTCTTCTAAGCCCTTAATACTGAGTCACCTCTGGTGACTATCTGAGTAAGCGCAGCTGAACTCCCCAACTGGATCAGGGAACccgattttaaataataataataataataataatggcatttattaagcacttactatgtgcaaacaatgttccaagcgctggggagattacaacgtgatcaggttgtcccaaaaggggatcacagtcttaatccccattttacagatgaggtaactgaggcacagagaagtgaagtgacttgcccaaagtcacacagctgacaactggcggagccaggatttgaacccatgacctctgactccagagcccgtgctctttccactgagccatgctgcttctcagccacgctgcctcttaaaTGAGTTCCACTGATTGACTTTCCACCATATTTTCTCAGTGGTCTGAAAGACTGGAGAGTTATTCACTGTTTGCCAGCGAGAGAAATAGGATCTCAGCCCAAGTAGGAGAGACCCTGTCAAGTGAATCAGAAATTCACCGTTGATAGTATTTCAGGCATTTACAAGGCCTTATTCTCTGGACCCCAGAGGGGGGACCACCTTTTAttttgaggaaggaggtgggcttgggagtgggatCTGGCAGGCTACTTGTGGTGTTGAGagtggaggtggagaagaaaggagagaaaggaggggtgaaggaagagggaaggaggccaAGGGGCGAGAGACttgtggggacgggaggggagcgAAGAAAAAGGAGGACATTCACCAAAGATGCATCCTCCTCTacacccttcttctcctcttcctctgtttcaatctcctcctcttcctcttcctgcccttcTGTGATGGTACTCACAAggaaagtactattattattagtattgtttttctccctcctcctctcttcttcatccCACTATATTTTCctctactcttcctccttccctaatcccctctcctctgcctcgtccttctcctcctcttcctcctccttctcttctcccttctctcttctccatttTCCCCATGCCTCCattctcccccctgcctccccttctctgaATGAAAAAACAccgcgattattattatgatttttctccactcctatccatcttccccttcctttccttctctcctctttctccccttcctttactccctccttctcccctctcctcaggaaAAATCAGTCAACAATAGAGGAGGCTTACCCAATAGCTCAGTGTAAAGTCCATTCCAAACACTGCTATCAAACTGAGGGATAATGTAGTCGAAGAGAATGACCAGTCCCAAATTCTTCACCTTGTCCGTGAAGTCCATCCTGTCTGTCAAGGCCCCCAATGGCAAGGGCACATAAGAAAGAGGGCATGGCATTTTCCCACAGTGTCTTTCCAAATGATAACCGGCCGAGACCCGGATCGTGTAGACGAAAGGGATCCCAAGCAACTCCGCTATGAGGTCCCCGCCAAAGAAGACGGCATCCGCCACCAGAACGTCAAACCCAGATGTTTGAAGTTTCTTCATGAGCGCCTTGTTCGAGGCGGCACTCTGACATATTTGCTTACTCGAAAAGGAAAATCTATCGAATAAATCGTTCAGTTTCACAATGTattcccagagagagagagaaggtaattCATAACTCCACAGATACACTATCTGCTGAAACAAGTCCTCTAAGTCCTCCTGAGAAGAGGGCACAGGGAAGACCTCGAAGTTCAGTGTCGACGGCTGGCTGGGATCGATGCGAACCGAGACAGAAGGCACGAGAACGGTCACCTCGTGGCCCCTCTGGGCCAGCTCTTCAAGGAGGGTCTTTGTGTTGAGCCAGTGACTCAGGTCCATGGGCCACACGAGCACTTTCCCACAGGACCCCGAGTCAGAGCAACTCAGCTGGAGCAACACGAGCACCCAAAGCCACTTTGGAGTCATCGCAGTACCCCCTTCCTTGCCCCCGTGACCGCTCTCTGCATGCTGACTGATGCTCAGTGGGTTTTATGAAGGGCCAAAAATCAATAGGGTGAGTTAaagtttaattcccactttgtcATCGCATGATGAAAGAAGGTCCAACCAGTCCACTGAGAGCAAGGATTGGGATCTTAGCCACCTGGGCCACAGACCTCAGTGACCTTTGATTTCTGTTCGTGCAGTGAGCTTGGGCTTTGGGGTTCCTCCGGGTCGTGAACTCCagaagggggccggggggtgggggggggatgctaTGTCCCTggaaattatgttgccaattagtacttcccaagcacttagtacagtgctctgtacatagtaagcgctcaataaatacgattgatgatgatgattgatgatggaaatGATGGGTTGGTGGCCTTGAGGctcacagaggtgaagtgacttgcccaaagtcacccagctgacaggtggcagagccaggattagaacccatgacctctgactcccaaacccaggctctttccaccgaggctCGCATTAGCAGTTtcacccttctccagaactgccatccacaggcctccctcctccaccgcctCAGAGACAATTCAGCCAAGAGCCACTGGATTCCCCTGGCCACTAGCCATTTGGATTAGAATGGCCCATGGACAATTCACCCTTCTGCTCCGGGCATCACCAGCTTATTTTAtggttgctattgcatgttaattgttaactgctctctgtgctgaCATTAATCTTACTGACCTAATCATGACCTGTCCATTTCcgtgctcccatctgcccttccctgtcctcatctgccccttcctctctcacccagctctctccctccctgtactCCCCCgcacccctgctccccaccccctccctaagaataattataatggtggtatttgttaagcacttatatgtgcaaagcactgttctaagcgctggggggatacaaggtgatcaggttgtcttagttggggctcacagtcttaatccccattttgcaaatgaggtaactgaggcacagagaagtgaagtggcttgctcaaggtcacacagctgacaagtggtggagctggtattcgaacccctgacctctgactcctaagccacgctctttccactgagccacgctgcttccctagagtcCCTCTGTACCATAGccaaccctcatccccctccctctgtgcAGTTTCCCaccaaacccctcccttccaatcccttccctcccctcctccccacccccatcccatcccagtcttctttctcatcaccacccctcatcctcctgtccccacccaggccccccgacaactcattcccatccaaaccatcccacccctcgcacccttctccctcccttccctccttccacagctgctgccaagtgtagcCTATTAAACGCCCGCTCCAActtaagtaagctccctttcatccttgacctgctcctttcccactctctcctcctcctcaccctcacagAGACTTGGCTTaccccagatgacacggtctctcctgcccacgtctcccccatcctaaaaaaacgctctcttgaccccacctccccttctagttatcgccctatttccctcctaccattcctttccaagctccttgaacgagccgtctacacccgctgcct
This genomic interval carries:
- the LOC119939610 gene encoding UDP-glucuronosyltransferase 2A2-like isoform X7 → MTPKWLWVLVLLQLSCSDSGSCGKVLVWPMDLSHWLNTKTLLEELAQRGHEVTVLVPSVSVRIDPSQPSTLNFEVFPVPSSQEDLEDLFQQIVYLWSYELPSLSLWEYIVKLNDLFDRFSFSSKQICQSAASNKALMKKLQTSGFDVLVADAVFFGGDLIAELLGIPFVYTIRVSAGYHLERHCGKMPCPLSYVPLPLGALTDRMDFTDKVKNLGLVILFDYIIPQFDSSVWNGLYTELLGKPTTLCETMGKAEMWLIRTYWDFEFPRPYLPNFEFVGGLHCQPAKPLPEEMEAFVQSSGEHGIVVFSLGSMVKNLTEEKANLIAAALAQIPQKVLWRYKGKQPATLGPNTKLYDWIPQNDLLGHPKTKAFITHGGTNGIYEAIYHGVPMVGIPMFADQPDNIAHMKAKGAAVEVDFSRMTTNDLLGALNTVINEASYKESALRLSQIHHDQPMKPLDRAVFWIEFVMRHKGAKHLRPASHSLTWYQYHCLDVVAFLLACAALGLFIIAKCCLFCCRKLGRTEKKRKRE